In Camelina sativa cultivar DH55 chromosome 13, Cs, whole genome shotgun sequence, the genomic window AGCAGGACCGACCCTAACCTAAAGCCAATGAAGCAAGGGCTTTAGgcgcaaaaatatatataacattttagggcatcaaaaacaacaaaactctTGTAATATAATGGTTGTCTCCCGTTTCTTTAGGTGTTTAAGTTGCTGGTTCGAAACTTGATTGCAGCAATATATGCAcatattttttacttaaagggcaaaaaaaaaaaattgctttagGCAGCCAACAATGTTGGGCCGGCACTGTCACCAAGTTTATGAGATCCGCGAGTAACCCACatgcatttcaataaatcatttttctaatatataaaatatacttaaaccttaaacttaatttatattaataaagttatgtgataaaaattttaaaaataacacatttgttttttttttgttaaaaacacaaTGGCATATAgctgtaaataataaatcaaaatgaggctaaattaacaaatctaaaatattgtgtatataaattaattgaataacagtggcacactacaagaaaatgtcACATATATAGCGTCCGCGAAACGCTATAACATGAAAGCATAGCGTTATAACAAACGCTATGTCTGCGCCCGTTATAATAGATATGGCACTTTACATAGCGGTTTTACTTTATGTTATATTAGTTATCTTTTAGATTGCGTTTACTTTATTGCTATTGTATACTTTATAATAGCAATTAATCgtcgtttttatttattgtttcatagcatttattttgtattattatttttattgtatcccagattttgtttttcttatattaattagctctgttatattttggttattaGATAAACATCCTGTCATTTGTCAAACTAAcaatatctaaagaaaaaagTTCATATAGCCACAATAGTGAAATACAAGAGAAAGGTTCCACAAGTACAAATACAAGAAGTTCTACTAGCTAAACAAGTTCCACTACCCAACACAATTAATCCACCATAAGAGAAAGGTTCacatataaacaatgttgtcaTTAGGCCAAGCAACAGTAGTACCTAATGCATCAACAACAATCTCGAATTCAGAAGTTCGTCTCCATACTCGTGCAACCCCGATCTTACAGACATCAACCCAAACTCTGCTGGCATTTGGACCCAATGGAATGCAGTGGACAATGTCGTTTGGATTGGTTGAACAAAATCGTCCTTCTGCAACTGTTTTTCCCGATCCAAAGCAAGCTATGAGGAATCATTTCTTCTTAGCTAAGTTGCAATTGTTGGAGCTGTTACTTGCACTCTACAAATTAAATTGCATAAAGTACTTAATCACAATCACACAACTATACAACACATCATGTAAAAGACAGATGTATAGAGTTTTACCTTAGGTGATGATTCTTTAGCTGGTTCTACTCCTTTAGAACCTGATGTTCTTGCTCCATTAGAACTTGTTGTTCCTGCTCCTTTATAAACTGATGATCCTGCTACATTAGAATTTGATGCTCCTGCTCTGTTAGGAATTGATCCTTCTTTATTAACATCTGATTCACTATCAGATTCTGCATCCTCCATTCCATGTTTCTTATTCTTAAACAGCTTAGTAAGCGGTCATGCTATGTTCTCAAATAGTGCATCACCCATCATAGAAATGTCTTCACTTGGTGGTCTCCATAGGAAAGCATCTTTGTTAATCActtttacaatattcaccatCGCAGCATTCGGACCCAAAGGAATTTTATTCACCAACTGTTTAGGGTCAGTTGAAATCATATGTGCCTCAGCAACTACCTCACCACCCAAATTCCAATCAACAAGTTGtaatctattttccattatGGTTGTGGCTTAAACAAGTCATGCAAAAACATAATTCATGTGTCACCTAACCAATAAGCATTTTTATATTACCATAAACATGCAAACTATAACATAAGAACTTTACCGATGCATCAGCGCCCTTGTTTCCAGTTGAGGAGTCCATAGTGTCCAAAATTATCTTATCAAATGGCCATGAAATTTTGGTTCCCAGAGCCTGGCCAATCGAGTTTACAGTTTGTGTAGGCCTCCATAAAGATGCATTTTTATCTGATATAAAGGTCACAAGTATAGCTGCCGCATCAGGACCAATAGGCATACGACTAATCTTGTAACTTGGTTGAAGAGAGCATAGTTCTCCCtcagcaacaacaaaatcttcATCTAAATACAAATCAAGTATCTGACACCTTGGTCCTTCTTAGATCTTATCAGTGGTGTCTGAATATGCACCATCATCCTGTTGTCTCTGAgaatatacaaataataatattttaatagtaCATCTTACCAGGAAATGAACACCACATTTGAATATTAAACTTACCCTTTTCTCNTAGTGCATCACCCATCATAGAAATGTCTTCACTTGGTGGTCTCCATAGGAAAGCATCTTTGTTAATCActtttacaatattcaccatCGCAGCATTCGGACCCAAAGGAATTTTATTCACCAACTGTTTAGGGTCAGTTGAAATCATATGTGCCTCAGCAACTACCTCACCACCCAAATTTCAATCAACAAGTTGtaatctattttccattatGGTTGTGGCTTAAACAAGTCATGCAAAAACATAATTCATGTGTCACCTAACCAATAAGCATTTTTATATTACCATAAACATGCAAACTATAACATAAGAACTTTACCGATGCATCAGCGCCCTTGTTTCCAGTTGAGGAGTCCATAGTGTCCAAAATTATCTTATCAAATGGCCATGAAATTTTGGTTCCCAGAGCCTGGCCAATCGAGTTTACAGTTTGTGTAGGCCTCCATAAAGATGCATTTTTATCTGATATAAAGGTCACAAGTATAGCTGCCGCATCAGGACCAATAGGCATACGACTAATCTTGTAACTTGGTTGAAGAGAGCATAGTTCTCCCtcagcaacaacaaaatcttcATCTAAATACAAATCAAGTATCTGACACCTTGGTCCTTCTTAGATCTTATCAGTGGTGTCTGAATATGCACCATCATCCTGTTGTCTCTGAgaatatacaaataataatattttaatagtaCATCTTACCAGGAAATGAACACCACATTTGAATATTAAACTTACCCTTTTCTCTTTAGTTAAGTCACGAACCATGTGTTTCAAATCAGCAATCTTGCTCACCAGTTCTGCTTGTCTAGCTTCAATCTTCTGCACATATGCATCTCTGGCCAGTAAGAACGCTAGCTTGGTAGCAGTAACCCCTCTGCCCATTCCTCTGACTCTTCCACTCTTATCTTTCCCTAGAATTTGACTCACATCATCTTCTTTAAGACTAACATTGGAGTTTGAGCCTATCTCCCTTTCAAGCGATTTAATTTGTTCctagtttaaaattttgttaatgcaTCAATATACATTACCAAGTAAAATTAACAGATGAGTTTAAGAACTTCTTACAATTGTTTGTTCAAACTCTGGTTTAACAGGTCTTCCATCTGCATGGGTATGCCCATCTATCCAGATCTTTCTTCTAGTAATCTTACTCGGGTCAGATGCCTTTTTCTTCTACAAGtaccaaataaattatttattattaagaaGTAATCACAGTCACTATTTATAGGATATAACTCACGAATAGAATTCATCATAACATAGACATACCATTTCATGAGCAAGGCGAACCATTCCTTTGCGACTGGTTGTGTGTGGAATCTGCTTTCTCCTCAAAGACCTGTACCGATCACTTCGTTCCTATAAAAGTCATTCcaatatattagatataaatAAACCGAACATAACTCAATAATGTTCTTGAAAGCAAACCTTGAAAGATTGGCTAGTCCTACTCTTCACCCACTTGAACCATGCTGATTCACTGGGAATGTTGCTTGGTTTCAAATTTCGTATATCTTCTTTGCTCCTTGTAGCACGCAGTTTTCGAACTAGCCTAGACTTAGTAGCCCTCCATGAGCACCCCATTTGCATTAGCACTGAACTATTTTGCCATTCTTCTGTCAAAATGAACCTCCCCTACAACAATTTATCCAATGTTATCATAAAAACTTGTTAACAGCATAAAGTAAAATACAAAGTAAAAAAGCAAATAACATTTGTACCTGAATCTCTTCCCACATTGTATCCTTTGTCTTTTCATCCAAGAGCCTCCAATCTTCTATAAGTACTGGTACATGTTCCCTTACAAGAGCTCCAAGAAAAGATGAAAGTGTAACTGATCCCTTCCCAACATGGTCACCGAGGCTGTTAAATTCAACATCTACTTTGTCCTCATGGCTTTTAGCCACTTTGCTCATCCTGGTGGGTCCTCTagttctcctcttcttcttcttctttgattgttCTGTTAAACATTCTTCATGTGAATTTCCTGCAGTTTCATGTTGTTTAGCTTCTTGATCTTCTCCATTTTGTTCAACgtctttctcaatctctttcaCTACTCCTTCTACTTCAGGTTCTTCAGATGATGGTACAGCTTTCTCTACTCCTTCTAATACtggttcagtttcttcttctactggTGGTTCNGAATTCATCATAACATAGACATACCATTTCATGAGCAAGGCGAACCATTCCTTTGCGACTGGTTGTGTGTGGAATCTGCTTTCTCCTCAAAGACCTGTACCGATCACTTCGTTCCTATAAAAGTCATTCcaatatattagatataaatAAACCGAACATAACTCAATAATGTTCTTGAAAGCAAACCTTGAAAGATTGGCTAGTCCTACTCTTCACCCACTTGAACCATGCTGATTCACTGGGAATGTTGCTTGGTTTCAAATTTCGTATATCTTCTTTGCTCCTTGTAGCACGCAGTTTTCGAACTAGCCTAGACTTAGTAGCCCTCCATGAGCACCCCATTTGCATTAGCACTGAACTATTTTGCCATTCTTCTGTCAAAATGAACCTCCCCTACAACAATTTATCCAATGTTATCATAAAAACTTGTTAACAGCATAAAGTAAAATACAAAGTAAAAAAGCAAATAACATTTGTACCTGAATCTCTTCCCACATTGTATCCTTTGTCTTTTCATCCAAGAGCCTCCAATCTTCTATAAGTACTGGTACATGTTCCCTTACAAGAGCTCCAAGAAAAGATGAAAGTGTAACTGATCCCTTCCCAACATGGTCACCGAGGCTGTTAAATTCAACATCTACTTTGTCCTCATGGCTTTTAGCCACTTTGCTCATCCTGGTGGGTCCTCTagttctcctcttcttcttcttctttgattgttCTGTTAAACATTCTTCATGTGAATTTCCTGCAGTTTCATGTTGTTTAGCTTCTTGATCTTCTCCATTTTGTTCAGCgtctttctcaatctctttcaCTACTCCTTCTACTTCAGGTTCTTCAGATGATGGTACAGCTTTCTCTACTCCTTCTAATACtggttcagtttcttcttctactggTGGTTCAACTTCTGATTCAGTTCCTTGTTGTTGTTCGGAATGTTCATCTTCTACTGGTTTAGCATGTCTCCTCAATCTTTTGGCTGTTTTCACCTCAAGAGGTGTAACCTCAATGCCTTGCTGACGCTTGCTacgtcttttcttcttaggaGTGGCTATTTTAGTCATGTTTtctgtaaacaaaacaaaaaggaaaatacttAGCCACAATCTGTAGATCATTACTGATAAATACTAACTACTACGCCTATATCTACTACTATACTAACTACTAAGCCTATATCTACTAATCCTTCACTAATACTCCTTCGCAATCTTCTCTAACACAGtaactctcatcatcatcagaagactGATTCAATAAATCTTCAAACTGCTGGCTGGATGATGGTGGTGCAAAAGTCTCTCTATCTGTCTCCAACTCATGATAACCCCTTGGTGGCGCTTTCATAACTACATACCAAGGGGATGAGTCATCTTCTCGGGAATAAAAAACTTGTTTTGCTTGAGACAGCATAATATATGGATCTTGTCGAAATGCAGACTGGTTTATATGCAAGTTGACAAGCGTAAAGCCGTCTTCTTCCTTCACACCATTCCCTTTGTTTGGACATCTACACTTGAACAGTGGGATCTGGAACATGTGGTAGTCCAACAAGATGATATCTTCTATTACTCCATAGTACGTCACAATGTCCGCCTTATGATTTGTATCTCTTGCACTAGATCGACACATGGTGAACGCTTCATAGGATAATCCACTGTTCTGAGTCTTTCGTTTTAAATCATTGGTGTGAAATCGATGTCCATTCACTATGTATCCCTTAAATGTCTGAGCTTCTTGTCTTGTTCCAAAGGCTAACCACCTTAGCTGCTTAGAATGGTCTTTTGAATTACTTGGGATCTAGTGAAAACTCAGAAGGAAAACAAGTATTTAGAGATAATTTAGATAGTCGAAATTATAATAAGATGTGTATCTTTATCTAACTGCATACCTTCTCTTTAATCCATTGCGTAAACTTCTCTCCATGCAATTTCCATAAAAGAGTTTCATTTCTACTGCAGTGCACATCCTTAGCTTGTAATTCTTCCAAGTGCATACTATATAAAAATGTCcaaattgttttgaaaagtGTTACATAGATGTTTGTAAAAGTGAAACATGAAAACAAGGAAAGAAAATGTTGATTTACTTACTCAACACATGGAGTAAACATTGATGTGTTCATCAGAACATATCTATGCGCTATCTCCCGCTCTTTCTCTGTAAGTACAATTGGTTTAAACCATAATAATCTTCTATAGAAGAATCGATTATAGTCAGACAAACAAATCGAAACCTTAAAATTTGACAGAAACCccaaaaaattgaaacagaaCTAAATCGATCGAAATCCAAACTGAAACGAATAAAACCCTAACAAATTGAAacataaatcctaaaaaattgTCTAATTTGTCGAAACGAAAACGAATATACACATCGCGAAACCCAAAATCGATTACCCAACATACGGAATTCAATCCAAATATGTACCTACGATTTCGATAAATTTGTAGACAGACTATctgagagagataagagaattTCGGAGAGAGCTAAAGAACTTCTTAGAGATAGAGAATCTAAGAATGTGAGATATTCGACAAGAATCTAAGAATCaaaggaaagaaaatgaaaaacccTACCTCGTGAACAGAGAAGCAAGAGAAAAGAATGTGAGATATTTCGACAAAGGTAAGAGGGGATAATGAAAAAATTGGGCGCTTGGTTTTTTAGCCAAGTACTTAGCcgagaaatgaaaaaaataatttttccgcCTAAATTAAAGACAACGTTTTAAACATTGTAATGCTACGTAAGATACGCTTCAACAAAACTGTAACttctaaaaacataatatagCGTTTACAATTACCCAAACACTATCTAAAATACGTTAGTATGTTAACTATAGCATAAAGGAAAAAACGCTATATTCATATGCTATCTTTACgacattttcttgtagtggcagttgacaaaaaaatagcagtgacattttatgtaatattatgaaatattaagGGCAAATAATAAATTGGAGACAGAGCTATCTGACGatgacacatcagtttttttgaGAGAAtgcttcttttttaatatataggggatacagatttgttgataaaaaaaaacaaattaaaaatctaatctAGATTACTAAAAAAAccttgttttttaaaaaatttaagccataagttttttaaaattaactacAACTGTCAATGGGGCAATACTTGGGTTATTCATTATTCACTTCCAATCAAATAATGCCacatcatattaaataaaatagatattaataaataattttgaaaacttattAACCAGAAattgaaatataataatttaaataaatttgaatctaCACATACTctcatttaattataaattataaaatttaaacttttttataaactcaaccaatatatataaattcgtttagttataaaatctaaaccataattctcatttgtcaacccaaactaACATGTAATAATctattctaattataaaatctaaagtttAATTCTCATTTGTCAGCCCAAACCGACATGTAAtaatctattttaattataaaatctaaagtttAATTCTCATTTcttaacccaaaccgacatgtaataatctattttaattataaaatctaaagtttaattctcatttgtcaatccaaaccgatatgtaataatctattttaattataaaatctaaatgtaattctcatttgtcaacccaaaccgacatgtaataatctattttaattataaaatctaaattttaattctCATTTGCCAATCCAAATCTATaccataattttcttataaactcAAACTTACTATCATATcctttaaatgtaaaatataaactatacttttttttggtgaatgacCAGGGGTTAAAATCCCCagtatttattagaaaaaagaaaaattatacaCAAATCCGTCTATGGTACTGAGTACCATTGACATCGTCTCGTAATAAAGGCTCAACTACAACTGGGGGAACCATAAAAACATACCAACCAAGAGGTAAGGAAAATGATTTGTtggtgtaaaatataaattatatttataaatctaaacggacatataatttatattattaaatataaatcaaaatttaataatattttaatagttttttcaaaatataaaaaaatattaattttttaaattttccatGTGGCATAATCTGATTTGTTTAAAAAGAAGGAGCGTGAACCCAATTATCTTCCTAGCGTCATCATGAGGTTCTATGACACTTCCTTAATGTGACGACTTTTCcgttgaccaaaaagaaaatacgaCTTTTCTTCTTTAGTACTTTCTCTCAACAACCATATATTATactgtgtttttttgtgttttcattctCGTGGACGACTTTTAGACATTCTCTTGACGCCATATATTACTATTGTATGAGAGGTTTTAGCTAGAGtttttattaaactaaaatatctGAACcaaagacaattaaaaaaaaaaaagtagtaataGTGAGCCATGTTCATGAAGCTCttcaccattttcttcttcagccTACTCTCTCAATCCCTACAGTCCTCTTCCCGAACTCTCGACTTCACCTACAATGGATTCGTCACCGAGTATTATTCTAATATGTACAATAATATATCCATCGAAGGAACTGCCTCACTCACATCAAACGGTCTCTTGGTGCTAACTAACACAAATTTCCAGGGTACTGGTCACGCCTTCTATACCAAACCAATTCGGTTCAAAGATTCTCCAAACGACACTGCTTCGTCCTTCTCCACAGCCTTTGTCTTCGCTATCAACCCCCAGATCCCGATACTTAGCGGCCACGGCTTGGCCTTTGTCGTCGCTCCTAGCCTTGGCCTCCCTTTCAGCTATCCCAGCCAGTACCTCGGTCTCTTCAACATCAGCAACAACGGTAATGATTCTAATCACGTATTCGCTGTCGAATTAGACACTATTCGGAGTACGGAGTTCAATGATACGGACGACAACCATGTCGGAATCGATATCAATAGCCTGAGGTCAGTGGAAAGTTCTCCCGCTGGGTACTGGGACAAGAAAGGTCAGTTTAAGAATCTGAGTTTGATCAGTGGTAAACGTATGCAGGTTTGGGTCGATTACGATGGCCGTACCCATCGAATCAATGTGACGATGGCTCCGTTCAGAAAGGTTAAACCTATGAAACCACTCGTTAGTGTTATCAGAGATCTATCTTCTGTTCTTCTGCAAGATATGTTCGTAGGTTTCTCCTCGGCGACCGGTTCTGTTCGGTCGGAACATTATGTTCTCGGGTGGAGTTTCAGTGTGAAGGGGGAAGCTCCGCCATTGTCTCTATCGAAGCTTCCGAAACTTCCGTGGTTTAAGGACACAAGAATCGACAGGTTCATTTCACTCTTGCTGATTCCCCTCTTGTTTATTATCTCACTCCTCTTCCTCGTGCGCTTCATcctgaggaggaggagaaagttATCCGAGGAGCTCGAAGATTGGGAAACAGAGTTCGGGAAGAACAGATTAAGGTTCAAGGACTTGTACTTCGCAACTAAAGGATTCAAGGAGAAGGACCTTCTAGGATCAGGCGGGTTTGGGAGCGTATACAGAGGTGTAATGCCCAAGACGGAGAAGGAGGTCGCCGTCAAACGAGTctcaaacaaatctaaacaaggtttgaaagagtTTGTGGCTGAGATCGTTAGTATTGGACAGATGAGTCACCGTAACTTAGTTCCTCTCTTGGGTTATTGCCGCCGGAGAGACGAGCTTCTTCTGGTGTACGATTACATGCCCAATGGAAGCTTAGACAAGTATTTGTACAATAGTCCGGATGTAACCCTCGACTGGAAACAGAGGTTTAAAGTCATTAAAGGTGTGGCCTCTGCCTTATTCTTCCTTCACGAGGAGTGGGAACAAGTGGTGATTCACCGTGACGTCAAAGCCAGCAATGTTTTATTAGACTCTGAGCACAATGGGAGACTGGGGGATTTTGGTTTAGCTCGGCTGTGCGGTCACGGGTCAGATCCTCAAACCACCCATGTCGCTGGAACATGGGGATACCTAGCCCCTGATTACATCAGGACAGGACGAGCCACAACAGCTACCGATGTTTTTGCCTTCGGGGTGCTCCTACTAGAAGTAGCATGCGGTAGACGTCCTATCGACCAGAACGAGAATGGTGAGAGGCTCTTGCTCGTGGATTGGGTACTTGGGTTTTGGACAGAGGAAAACATCTTGGATGCTAAGGATCCAAAACTAGGGCCCGAGTATGACCAAAGAGAGGTCGAAATGGTTTTGAAGCTAGGTTTGTTATGCGCTCACCCCAATCCACAAGTTAGACCAACAATGAGACAAGTGTTACATTATCTAAAAGGAGATGCAATGTTACCAGATTTTTCGCCGTCTGACTTTTGTGGGGGTGGGATGACGTTGGGAATCAACCAAGGACTTGGTGAGTTAGCTACGTTTATCGGTGTATCTTCCATTGCTGATTCTATACTCTCCGGTGGGAGGTGATATACGAATATCATAACGTTTGTATGTCATTACAATATTACATTATATTACACNCCAGCAATGTTTTATTAGACTCTGAGCACAATGGGAGACTGGGGGATTTTGGTTTAGCTCGGCTGTGCGGTCACGGGTCAGATCCTCAAACCACCCATGTCGCTGGAACATGGGGATACCTAGCCCCTGATTACATCAGGACAGGACGAGCCACAACAGCTACCGATGTTTTTGCCTTCGGGGTGCTCCTACTAGAAGTAGCATGCGGTAGACGTCCTATCGACCAGAACGAGAATGGTGAGAGGCTCTTGCTCGTGGATTGGGTACTTGGGTTTTGGACAGAGGAAAACATCTTGGATGCTAAGGATCCAAAACTAGGGCCCGAGTATGACCAAAGAGAGGTCGAAATGGTTTTGAAGCTAGGTTTGTTATGCGCTCACCCCAATCCACAAGTTAGACCAACAATGAGACAAGTGTTACATTATCTAAAAGGAGATGCAATGTTACCAGATTTTTCGCCGTCTGACTTTTGTGGGGGTGGGATGACGTTGGGATACCAAGGACTTGGTGAGTTAGTTACGTTTATCGGTGTATCTTCGATTGCTGATTCTATACTCTCCGGTGGGAGGTGATATACGAATATCTTAACGTTTGTATGTCATCATTACATTATATTACACTAGATATATTATATAGCCAGAAGAGAGCTAGTTGATGACATGTTTCGATGTCCTACGTCGACGTgaaattattgaaattttatgGACGTAAAAGACCactttactttttagttttaactaTGTTGCATTCCAAGTAAATAAAGGTGGTTAAAATGACATTGTTCGATTATAACGAGAAATTTTTAACCACTAGTTTTATGAAATGGTTTGCTGACAAAATAATCTATTTGAACCCTCTGGGTCAATGAGAGGCGtttagcttctttcttcttcatccaaagTCAGCGACA contains:
- the LOC104738503 gene encoding uncharacterized protein LOC104738503, encoding MNSEPPVEEETEPVLEGVEKAVPSSEEPEVEGVVKEIEKDVEQNGEDQEAKQHETAGNSHEECLTEQSKKKKKRRTRGPTRMSKVAKSHEDKVDVEFNSLGDHVGKGSVTLSSFLGALVREHVPVLIEDWRLLDEKTKDTMWEEIQGRFILTEEWQNSSVLMQMGCSWRATKSRLVRKLRATRSKEDIRNLKPSNIPSESAWFKWVKSRTSQSFKERSDRYRSLRRKQIPHTTSRKGMVRLAHEMKKKASDPSKITRRKIWIDGHTHADGRPVKPEFEQTIEQIKSLEREIGSNSNVSLKEDDVSQILGKDKSGRVRGMGRGVTATKLAFLLARDAYVQKIEARQAELVSKIADLKHMVRDLTKEKRRQQDDGAYSDTTDKI
- the LOC104737535 gene encoding L-type lectin-domain containing receptor kinase IV.4-like, translated to MFMKLFTIFFFSLLSQSLQSSSRTLDFTYNGFVTEYYSNMYNNISIEGTASLTSNGLLVLTNTNFQGTGHAFYTKPIRFKDSPNDTASSFSTAFVFAINPQIPILSGHGLAFVVAPSLGLPFSYPSQYLGLFNISNNGNDSNHVFAVELDTIRSTEFNDTDDNHVGIDINSLRSVESSPAGYWDKKGQFKNLSLISGKRMQVWVDYDGRTHRINVTMAPFRKVKPMKPLVSVIRDLSSVLLQDMFVGFSSATGSVRSEHYVLGWSFSVKGEAPPLSLSKLPKLPWFKDTRIDRFISLLLIPLLFIISLLFLVRFILRRRRKLSEELEDWETEFGKNRLRFKDLYFATKGFKEKDLLGSGGFGSVYRGVMPKTEKEVAVKRVSNKSKQGLKEFVAEIVSIGQMSHRNLVPLLGYCRRRDELLLVYDYMPNGSLDKYLYNSPDVTLDWKQRFKVIKGVASALFFLHEEWEQVVIHRDVKASNVLLDSEHNGRLGDFGLARLCGHGSDPQTTHVAGTWGYLAPDYIRTGRATTATDVFAFGVLLLEVACGRRPIDQNENGERLLLVDWVLGFWTEENILDAKDPKLGPEYDQREVEMVLKLGLLCAHPNPQVRPTMRQVLHYLKGDAMLPDFSPSDFCGGGMTLGINQGLGELATFIGVSSIADSILSGGR